Part of the Hemicordylus capensis ecotype Gifberg chromosome 7, rHemCap1.1.pri, whole genome shotgun sequence genome, GTTAGGCAAAGGGTGGTTTTGACTGAGGCTTCTGCAGTTGGGCCcggtggggagaaagtggggagaagatgttttcctccctgctctccagACGAGAAGCAGCGGCCCTCCCATGAAACAAACGGGCAGGGGGCTGAGGGTGGGCAACGGGGCGCTTTCCAGCcgagctgctcaacagcagcaaaaggcctcccttcaggcaagtcgcattcgaaaaCGTCAGCAGCACCAGGGGGAGCAGAGTCTTGCGGAAACAAACTACCTgggaaaacagcaactttttaatgccgaACAcacgacgtcatagcactatattgcggCAACTGAATTCAAGACCAGGCcctggcaatgtgaacggccccctgctgtccgcgtaggggcTGCGGGGTCACAACGCAGGGAGTCTGGAAGCACAATTCCGAGACCCGACGTGAgctcgttgcagggtctaatctggaaagcggccAGGAAGGCCTTCTTCACATGGAGCATCATTGGTCTATGGAagtcactgccacaggatgtggggatggccaccagctggggtggctttaaaaggggcttggagaaATAAATGGATGAAGAGAAGGAGGGTGAGGGAaggtctttcaatggctgctAAATCCTGGTGGCTGAATGGAACCTCTGGGTCCAGAGGCAGCCTACCTGTaagtcccagatgctggggacctACGAATGGGGAAAGGGGTTGCCTCTGGGGCCTTGCTTGGGGGCCACTGTGAGATGCTCGGCGGCTGGATGGGCCTGCTTGGCTTATACTGTACAAGGAGGCTTCCCCTGCACCTTTTGTCTTCTGGTGGTTTCGGATCAAGGGCTTCCTGTTTCTAAGTGCTGGGCAGGGATGCTGATGCAGGGAAGCGGGGATTGgccagtagcagctcatccttGGGAGCCCAAAGAGGCAGCtcaggtggctcctctctcttCTGCCCCGCTTGAGAGCCATATTGCCCGTGGGCTGGCTatccgtcaggtagagctgagtggctaacctgatgaatagccagcctgctGGCAGCGCGTGGGAGGATGAGGAGCTACCCaagctgctgcctccttccccGGACGAGCCACGACTGCGTTTGCCAGTCTAGGGTGGCTGGGCAGAGGGCCTGGCTGAgtttgccccccctgcccccccccgcaggaCGAGCAGAGCACCCTGCAGCTGTTGAAGAAGCACCTGATGATGGAGCAGACGGTGGAGAACTACGCCGAGACCATTGCCCAGCTGTCGCGCCAGTGCCGAGCCCTGCTGGAGCTGGGCCACCCCGACAGGTAGGGCAGatgccccctcctgccccccccacgGCCCCACGACCCCACGGCACCCCCCGCTCTGACCGGCCCCTCTCCTTGCCAGCGAGCAGATCAGCAGGCGCCAGTCTCAGGTCGACCGGCTGTACGTGTCCCTGAAGGACCTGGTGGAGGAGCACAAGGCCCGCCTGGAGCAGCAGTACTGGCTCTACCAGTTGAACCGCGAGGTGGACGAGCTGGAGCACTGGATCGCCGAGAAGGAAGTGGTGGCCGGCTCGCCGGAGCTGGGGCAGGACTACGAGCACGTGACGGTGAGTGGGGCCAGGGGCGCCCCCCCCCGGGAAACGCAGGAGGGCCGGGGCTGACTTGGCCGTCTGTCTGCCAGTCTCAGCTGGGGCTAGTTGGCTGCCTGAAGTCGGGAGCCCAGCGGGGACCAGAgggggctcctctctctcctgcgctGCCAGCAGGCCGGTCATTCTCCAGGCAAAGCTCTCCTGGGTGGATGGCCagtgtgggagggagaagagcagCCTTTGGCTCCCCCGGCTCCTTAGGACGAGCTGCGACTGAGTGAGAAGAGGGcgttctgcatatgctcagaggtgcTCTCCCCTTCCTACTTCACAAGAGATGAACGGAGACACCTTCCAGGGTGCCAGCCCTGGAAACCTGGCCCTGAGTGGCCTCTCCTGGGAAGCAGCAAAGAGGCAGAGGCTGGAGTGCagtggcagaaggtcccaggtgtgCCGTGCCCAGCTCAAGGGCGCCCCGGCTGTACCAGGCGTGCTGGCGGGGCTGGACCAAGGGGCAGAGTCAGTCGAAGGCAGCTTTGCAGGAGAGCCCAGAGCGCACAAGGCCCTGGGTTCAGATCCTGGCCTCTCGAGTGAAAGGGATCTcagggctgggctgggaaagacacccgCTTGAGAGacaaaagctgctgccagtccgagcaggcagtggtggggtggggtggactgTTGGCCTGATCTTTGGAAGGCAGCTCCTCTGTGTGTTCCGCCCAGCGAGAAAGCATGTGCAGACTGCCGTCGGTTCGTTGCTCAGCAGGGGGACGAGGGCAGCCGGAGTGCGTCGTCCCACCCCCGCTTCCTaatcgaaccccccccccgcccccggtctgTGTTCCCTCTGGTGTCTCCACTCTGCGCACGGCACCCCACGCTCCCTGCTGGGCTCTGACCCGCAGCTGCTGCAGGAGAAGTTCACGGAGTTTGCCAGCGAGACGGGCAGCCTGGGCAGCGAGAGGATCCTGGCCGTCAACCAGATGGTGGACGAACTGATTGACTACGGGCACGCAGACGCCGCGACCATCGCCGAGTGGAAGGACGGCGTGAACGAGGCCTGGGCAGACCTGCTGGAGCTGATGGAGACGCGGGCGCAGATGCTGGCCGCCTCCCACGAGCTGCACAAGTTCTTCAGTGACTGCAAGGAGACCCTCTCCCAGATCGAGGAGAAGAAGCAGCGCTTGCCCGAGGTGGCCGCCCGCGAGTCCAAGGCCTCGGCCAGCACCCTGCAGCGGCTGCTGAGCTCCTTCGAGCACGACGTCCAGGTCCTGGTGGCGCAGGTGAGGGGGCTCAGCCCCCAGGAGATGCCACGGGAGGagcgccaccccaccccccgccagccagccagctgtgtTTTAGCCCTGCCCGGACCGGCCACCCGGAagagggcagcgggtggggggccCTTTGGGGCAACCTCCCTCCAGCCCGATTCCATCTCCTTTGGCTCCTGCTTTGGTGCTGAGCACAATGTGGGCCAGGAGAGCAGCAGGGCCCCTCGGCTCGCCGGTGGAGGGAGGCCTTGCTTGGAGTCCCAGAGTGGAGGATAGGGGTGTGGATGGAAGCGGGCTGTCAGTCGGGCTGTGGGGCAGGTTGTGGCCCTGCTTGCcccaggaggccccccccccccgccgcctcttggCTGGCGGCCTTCAGGTGCTCTGCCAAGAAGGCCCCGCTTTGCCCGTGGGTGGGCCTTGCTTGCCCCTGCTTGCTTCCTGCTGGTGTCGGGCCAAAGAGCAGGGCAaggaagcccctccctccctcccttcctcccggAGGGCGACTCTTCCCTGCGCTCCACCGTGGCTCCTCACCTTCTGCTCCCGGCTGCTGCCCGGCAGGTGCGCCAACTGCAGGAGGTGGCCGCCCAGCTGCGGACGGTGTATGCTGGCGAGAACGCGGAGGCCATCGCCACCAAGGAGCAGGAGGTGATGCGCTCCTGGAAGGAGCTGCTGGGCTCCTGCGAAGATTGCCGGCTGCAGATCACCACCACCACGGACAAGATCCGCTTCGCCGGCATGGTGCGCGACCTCATCTCCTGGATGGACACCATCATCTGCCAGATTGGCACGGGCGAGAAGCCCAGgtatggtggggagggagggggagcgcCCTTGGCAGGGGCCCCGCCGCTCTTCAGCCTGCTGGGCACCCacaggaggaggggctggaggctTGGGGGGAGCGGTGGGGGCCCCGGGCACCCCCTGGCCGGCCGGGCACCCTCAGCAGGGCTGGTGCCCAGAAGGAGCACAGGAGCTGCAGCCTGCTGGGCTCTCCGCTCagttgtggcggggggagggggcgcctgCCTTGCACGCAAAGGTCCTCCCAGGCATGGCCCCCAGGACCTGCCGTGGGGAAGAGCCCCGGAGGCCCGGCTGGAAGGAGCCTGCTCTGCCCCAGGCCTGGGAGAAGCGTGGCCAGTCAGACTGTGGACAGCGTCCAGGCTCGATGGGCCCAGAGGCTGACACTGGATGAGCCATGACCGGTTCTCGACTCGGGGTCCTCCTGGCGGACTCTTCACTTCCGTGACTTGCCTGTCCCTCGGCAGCAACTCCCCCTCTGGGGTCAGAAATGCTGCATTCTGCTGCCCCTGGAACAAACCACACACACTTTTCCAGGTGGCAGACCTCTGCCTCCCCGTCTGCCTGTTGTGGGGCACAGCCCATCATACCCCACCCCCCCCAGAGAGGAGTCACTAGAGCCTGCCCCACTTCCACAGGGACATGCAAGCTCTGACGAAGAACCCCCCTAGGCCGGGCCACAGAGAGGGAGGTTTCTCTCCCCCATACTCAAGGGTGcctcgtggcgggggggggggagagactgcccAGAAGGCTCTGTGGCTGAGGGCAGGTCTGTGACCCCCAGTTGGTCTGGCCGTGgggcctccctgccccccttcaGCTCAGTCACGCTCGCACAGGAGCATCTGGTCGATCCGGCTCTAGGCGCCTGGGGCAAGTAGGCAGCTTGTGCGCATTCACACCCATCTCCAAAGCGCCTGGCACACAGCAGCGCCCGCCCCACGAACCCGTCTGTGGGGAAATGTTGCTCCTGGGAGGAGGCTTCTCCTCGCCCCAGCCAGGCCGGAGTGGCGGAGCTGagcagcacggggggggggggctcttgatTAGTTGGCGGGCTGTGGGGCGAGAAAACCAGGGCAGGAATGGGCTGCCTGTTTTGCTCTGACGGACACacctggggagggggcagttgaCGCGCTTCGCCCTCCTGGGAGTGCCGTGAAGGCGGCTGCGGTCCGGGGAGAGCGGGTGGGTCGGAAGGTGCCCAGAGGGGTCTTCTTGGCTGCCATGCCTTTGCCCTGCCCCTGGCCGTGCCCCCACCTGGCCCAGCCCCACTCACCCTTCCGGTGGTGCCGCTTTGCTGCCCCGGACAGGGACGTGTCAACGGTGGAAGTGCTGATGAACTACCACCAGGGCCTGAAGAGCGAGATTGAGACCCGGAACAAGAACATCGCGGCCTGTGTGGACCTGGGGAAGACCCTGGTTCTGAACAAGAGCCCGGCCTCCGAGGAGGTGAGCACCCCCAGCCCGCTGCCTTGCCTGCCCAGGGCGGGAGGGGCCAGCCTCAAGGGGTCGCGCTGGGCACTGAGGCGGGCCCCCTCTGGGGCCTctgctgcctctcctctccactcGCTCTGCTATCAACTGGGGGCCTCCTGCTTCTGCCACCTCCCAGTTCCCAGCCTCCGCCCTGTGGGGGAGCCAGGAGGCGAGGgcgccccagccccccccccgcctatcGCCCCCCGCCAGGAAAGTAGCCCGTGGAGGGCGAGGGCCTGTGTGGGCCCTGGCATGGCCCTgagatgcagggggaggggtcctcccccccccgcccccgctgctgAAGCCCCTCTCCCAGCCTGGGTctctctggctcctcctcctctgcagatCAAGCTccacctggagaagctgatgaCCAAGAAGAAGGAGATGCTCACCAAGTGGGACCAGCACTGGGAGTGGCTGCAGCAAAgtgagccaccccccacccccagtcccggAAGGGGGGCCCCAAGGAGCGGGGGACTGGCAGAGCAGGGGGGGCGAGAGCCCAGGGGCCAGCACCCAAAGGCAGCTCCTGTGGTGCCCAGAGGTCACTCCTCCACTCAGGGCTTGGACAGTGCCGGACTCTGCCTGGCTCCAGCGTGGAAAGAGGGAAAGTGGGGAGCTGCCAGCCCCCCAGACTTCTGGTTTCAGCTGGAACGCTGCCATTGTGCACACTGGGGGGCCCAGAGCGGGATGGGGCTGCCCAGGCCCATCTAGTAGCCAACCCGCCAGGATGGGTTGCAGTGCGGGGGCAGCAGAGCAAAGGGCTGCCCTGGCTTGGTGTGgctccagattagaccctgcaatgaggTCAGGTCAGGTCTCGGAATTGTGCTTCCAGACTCCCTGCGTTGTGACCCCGCAgcccctacgcggacagcagggggccgttcacattgccaggGCCTGGTCTTGAATTCAGTTGccgcaatatagtgctatgacgttgtgtgttcggcatgaaaaagttgctgttttcccGGGTTGTTTGTTTCCGCAAgactctgctccccctgctgctgctgacgTTTTCAGTGCAACTTGCCTGAAGGGAGgccttttgctgctgttgagcagctcggctggaaagcgcccagcaccTCTGGGGAGCATCCGGAATGCCGAGGCCGACTCTcccctcccgggggggggggcggactgaCTGACAGGTGGTCTCCCTCTCCCCGGCAGTGCTGGAGGTCCACCAGTTTGCCCAGGAGGCTGTTGTGGCCGACGCGTGGCTCACCGCCCAGGAGCCACTGCTGAAGAGCCGGGAACTGGGCAACAGCGTGGACGAGGTGGAGCAGCTCCTCCGGCGCCACGAGGCCTTCCGCAAAGCGGCTGCGGCTTGGGAGGACCGCTTCAGCTCCCTCCGGCGGCTCACCACGGTAGGGGCCTGAACCACGGcgtgtgggggctgggggaggggcagcTGGGCTCCTCTTCTTTCGCGTGGCTGCCAGTGTGTGGCAGGAGGAGAACTCATtggtgtcccccccgccccgccccgccccgccccgcccggtTCTGTCCCAGATTGAGAAGCTGAAGGCGGAGCAGAGCAAGCAGCCCCCCACGCCCCTGCTGGGCCGCAAGATCTTCGCAGACCCCGCGGAGCTGAGCAGCAAGGCGGCCGCGCTCCTGCGCCAGCCCCTCTACGAGAAGGAGCTCCTGCGGGGGCGGCTGGAGGGCCCGCCCCTCCTCAATGGGGCCAAGCCAGAGGCCCTGGAGCGGGCCGAGGCCAAGGTGGCCTACGTGCGCCAGGAGCTGAAGCCGGAGCGGCTGCAGCCCAAGCTGGACCGCCTGCAGGAGGGGTTGGGGGCCGCGGCCGAGGCCACCGCCCGGGAGGCCAAGGGCGCCCTGGAGGAGGCCGGCCGGCTGGAGAGGCTGGCGCACCCTGTCGGGGCCctggtggagcagctggaggCCAGGGGCAGCCGGGGGGAGCCCCACGCCGAGAGGGCCCCCCGCGAGCGCCGGCTGGAGCGGCAGGAGTCGGTGGGCGAGCAGGCCGAGCGGCGGCGGGAGCGGCGGCTGGAGCGGCGGCTGGAGCGGCAGGAGTCGGGCGAGCAGGAGGCCCCGTGGCGGGAGAGGCACGAGCGGCGGCTGGAGCGGCAGGAGTCCAGCGAGCAGGAGGCCCCCCGCAGCGACCCCAAGGGAGGCGGGTGAGTGcagccccagctgcccccaccccccggctgggATCAGAGGGCTCAGGGCACCTGGCAGGGGAGGGCGGTGGTGCTTGGGAAGCGATGGCGGCATGGGGCAGGTGCTGGTGGGAGCGGGGGGGGTCTGCCAGGCAGGCGCTCTTGCCCTCCGCCCCCCAGATCTCAGAAGGGGGTCCTGGTCAAAGTCGCCCACCCCCACGCCTGCTTTCCCCCTCGGGGTCACGAATTGGGCTCCTGGAGGAGGGGCTGCTGTTGTGACCCCCCCTtccttgcacccccccccccagcaaggcAACGCTGGCAGACATCGTGGAGCAGCTGCAGGAGAAGGAGTCAACggtgccggcagcagcagcagcagcagccgccccacCAGCCACGGTGGGTGAGGAGTGCCACGGAGTTtcttctctctgcttcctcccAGCAGGCCCCAGGGCGCTGGGGGTCTGAGCCGGCTCTCCATGGGGCGGGGGTCAGCTGCCATTGACCTGGGGCCCCTCCTCCCTGGAAGCCAGGACTCTGAGGCCGCAGGGGGCATCTGCTGGCATCTCTCAGGGCCAGGTGGGGCCCCTGGAGGGTTAGAATCCTCcgctgggaagcagggaggaggccGAGTCCCTCtgactgtcccccccccccgccccgcgtcCTGGGCTGCCTCGTGCCCCATGTTTTAACTATGCAGTCCTGCGCATGTGCCGGGAAGCTGTTCTCGCCTCGCGGGGcagaggc contains:
- the SPTBN4 gene encoding spectrin beta chain, non-erythrocytic 4 isoform X2; translation: MAGEAPRDRDHALQQPPPPRAPKRWLRHRAFMAELVQNKEWLRKIEKEGQQLIAEKPELAEIVRKKLGEIRQCWAELESTTQAKAQQLLEATKADRLAQSYAELDKRLLHMESQLQAVDPGPDLASVNSNLKKLQSMETQVEEWYKEVGELQAQVAALPLEAASKEMVGERQDTVGTRIVRLIEPLKERRRILLASKEVHQVSHDLEDELIWVQDRLPLATLKDHGSNLQTVQQFIKKNQTLRREIQAHKPRMEELLEHAGAVAGLKSPAVDEVRLLLEKLSALWAALQEETERRQQLLDTTYQVQQYCFDVAEVEAWLSEQELFLMNEEKGKDEQSTLQLLKKHLMMEQTVENYAETIAQLSRQCRALLELGHPDSEQISRRQSQVDRLYVSLKDLVEEHKARLEQQYWLYQLNREVDELEHWIAEKEVVAGSPELGQDYEHVTLLQEKFTEFASETGSLGSERILAVNQMVDELIDYGHADAATIAEWKDGVNEAWADLLELMETRAQMLAASHELHKFFSDCKETLSQIEEKKQRLPEVAARESKASASTLQRLLSSFEHDVQVLVAQVRQLQEVAAQLRTVYAGENAEAIATKEQEVMRSWKELLGSCEDCRLQITTTTDKIRFAGMVRDLISWMDTIICQIGTGEKPRDVSTVEVLMNYHQGLKSEIETRNKNIAACVDLGKTLVLNKSPASEEIKLHLEKLMTKKKEMLTKWDQHWEWLQQMLEVHQFAQEAVVADAWLTAQEPLLKSRELGNSVDEVEQLLRRHEAFRKAAAAWEDRFSSLRRLTTIEKLKAEQSKQPPTPLLGRKIFADPAELSSKAAALLRQPLYEKELLRGRLEGPPLLNGAKPEALERAEAKVAYVRQELKPERLQPKLDRLQEGLGAAAEATAREAKGALEEAGRLERLAHPVGALVEQLEARGSRGEPHAERAPRERRLERQESVGEQAERRRERRLERRLERQESGEQEAPWRERHERRLERQESSEQEAPRSDPKGGGKATLADIVEQLQEKESTVPAAAAAAAAPPATPRERDSPARLPNGLDMLPERTPRPDRPRARDRPKPRRRPRPKDPNAPPGEARRSRSAPAQSSAPPPPPPTHSAQQEGYLLRKLELEGPNKKASNRSWVNLYCVLSKGELGFYKDSKGRDTGSTHGNEPLLSLHNATSEVANNYKKKKFVLKIKTSDGGEFLLQAKDEEEMKTWLTALSTCVSEHSEISRWNQALLTTSSTDEGNPKREADRRASTSGRKK